The following proteins come from a genomic window of Polyangiaceae bacterium:
- a CDS encoding CBS domain-containing protein, translating into MELIVTHDMADFDALASAVLAQKLHPDARIVLGHTVGPEVRRYLALHKDRFRTVRVGDVDLDAGVRHVVLVDVRRRSRLGEYAALLDHAGVRITVYDHHPAASDDVDADEEVVERVGSASTLLVEELRRRGLGLDPLEATLASLGIHADTGSLTYAETTARDARALAHLLDRGASSRMIARYLRPAFSLEQRQLLGRVLAEIRVESIGHLDVGFVALELPRAVDGFAEVVSEATALTSHAAVFAAFGLDGRRTQLVARARITAVDVGKVLGELGGGGHASAASAVVHRGEAARVLADVEGILRRAPPRPTRVAELMSSPVHTVVADAPLSEVAESLESWRHTGVPVKKDGKLVGIISRRDVEKAERGGRLALPVSSCMSQHVKTADVEESLSEALARMQQHDVGRLPVLRGGRLVGILTRTDVLEALYGGQD; encoded by the coding sequence GTGGAGTTGATCGTCACCCACGACATGGCGGACTTCGACGCACTGGCGTCCGCGGTGCTGGCGCAGAAGCTCCACCCCGACGCGCGCATCGTGCTGGGGCACACCGTGGGGCCGGAGGTGCGGCGCTACCTTGCGCTGCACAAGGATCGCTTTCGCACCGTTCGAGTCGGGGACGTGGACCTCGACGCTGGCGTGCGGCACGTGGTGCTGGTCGACGTGCGGCGTCGCAGCCGCTTGGGCGAGTACGCAGCGCTGCTCGATCACGCCGGCGTGAGGATCACGGTCTACGATCACCATCCGGCGGCGAGCGACGACGTCGACGCGGACGAAGAAGTGGTGGAGCGAGTGGGCTCGGCGAGCACGCTCTTGGTGGAGGAGCTCCGCCGCCGGGGCCTCGGCCTCGACCCCCTCGAGGCCACGCTGGCCTCTTTGGGAATTCATGCGGACACGGGCTCGCTCACCTACGCCGAGACCACGGCGCGGGATGCGCGCGCGCTCGCGCATCTGCTCGACCGCGGGGCGAGCTCGCGCATGATCGCACGCTACTTGCGCCCCGCCTTCAGCCTGGAGCAGAGACAGCTCCTGGGGCGCGTGCTCGCCGAGATCCGCGTGGAGAGCATCGGACACCTCGACGTGGGCTTCGTAGCGCTGGAGCTGCCTCGGGCCGTTGACGGCTTCGCGGAGGTGGTGAGCGAGGCCACCGCGCTCACCAGCCATGCGGCGGTGTTCGCAGCATTCGGGCTCGACGGACGCCGTACGCAGCTCGTGGCGCGCGCGCGAATCACGGCAGTAGACGTCGGCAAGGTGTTGGGCGAGCTTGGCGGCGGCGGCCACGCGAGCGCGGCGAGCGCCGTCGTGCACCGCGGCGAAGCGGCGCGGGTGCTCGCCGACGTCGAAGGTATCTTGCGTCGCGCCCCCCCGCGGCCCACGCGCGTCGCGGAGCTGATGTCGAGCCCCGTGCACACCGTAGTGGCCGATGCGCCGCTCTCCGAAGTCGCCGAGTCTCTCGAGAGCTGGCGGCACACCGGCGTCCCGGTCAAGAAGGACGGCAAGCTGGTCGGCATCATCTCGCGACGCGACGTGGAGAAGGCCGAACGGGGCGGGCGTCTCGCGCTGCCCGTGTCGAGCTGCATGTCGCAGCACGTGAAGACGGCCGACGTAGAGGAAAGCCTGAGCGAGGCGCTCGCGCGCATGCAGCAGCACGACGTGGGCCGGCTACCGGTGCTCCGTGGCGGCCGTCTGGTGGGCATTCTGACGCGCACCGACGTGCTGGAGGCCCTGTACGGCGGGCAGGACTGA
- a CDS encoding OPT/YSL family transporter encodes MSEGTVAYREITVGAVVLGVVQGMLMTAAFVYIGLKLGFGLAGSSVAAILGFALLRGVGRNVFKVQGCGSIVENNINQTIASGVNTASAGIVFTFPALLLLGLDYSFVTVLFAAIAGSFMGIVVIIPLRKQLIEIERLKFPSGVAVATILKTPGAGIQKAKYLGIGFAISALLTLATNHRFHLIPEAIPVGPWLAKSFGVGDAGPLGLALIGTTIAISMANIGAGMLAGRGGLAFAVGGMMAWWIVGPFVVSQGWAPPKAVGEDLVGAVYGTMLRPTGIGILIGGALAGVVAAFPAIKGAVASLSAAAKLAREGGQQAEELSPKVLVGGLIASVLALMAVTIVASIDAHGGFHIGTAVTAAVAGAIWIALAGLIVAQATGATDISPLSGLALIAVTLMLAITGGNVVVAVTIGIAVCIATNQCADMMTDLKTGHLIGGVPRRQQLAQFAVAWVGPAIAIGTTILLWKSGAGGTNGFGPESTACVQKLPGCLPAPQASVLQGMIQGVLSGQAPVDKYVAGAVIGAGLSLFPIGGLGVLIGLAMYLPFDITLGYGIGCLISMGLERWKGHRFVSDAVVPIAAGFIVGEALTALGMTLIELMSGGGA; translated from the coding sequence ATGAGCGAAGGGACCGTGGCCTATCGCGAGATCACCGTCGGGGCGGTGGTGCTCGGAGTGGTGCAAGGCATGCTGATGACGGCGGCCTTCGTGTACATCGGGCTGAAGCTGGGCTTCGGGCTGGCGGGGTCGAGCGTGGCGGCGATTTTGGGCTTCGCCCTGCTGCGCGGTGTCGGCCGCAACGTATTCAAGGTGCAGGGCTGCGGCTCCATCGTCGAGAACAACATCAATCAGACCATCGCCTCCGGCGTGAACACCGCCAGCGCCGGCATCGTGTTCACGTTTCCGGCGCTCTTGTTGCTCGGGCTCGACTACAGTTTCGTCACGGTATTGTTCGCGGCGATCGCCGGTTCCTTCATGGGTATCGTGGTGATCATCCCGCTCCGGAAGCAGCTGATCGAGATCGAGCGGCTCAAGTTCCCAAGCGGCGTGGCCGTGGCCACCATCCTGAAGACGCCTGGCGCGGGCATCCAGAAGGCGAAGTATCTGGGCATCGGTTTCGCCATCAGCGCGCTGCTCACGCTGGCGACGAACCATCGCTTTCATTTGATCCCGGAAGCCATTCCCGTGGGTCCGTGGCTGGCGAAGAGCTTCGGCGTGGGGGACGCCGGCCCCTTGGGCCTGGCGCTGATCGGCACCACCATCGCCATCAGCATGGCGAACATCGGCGCCGGCATGCTCGCCGGTCGCGGCGGGCTCGCCTTTGCCGTGGGCGGCATGATGGCGTGGTGGATCGTCGGGCCCTTCGTGGTGAGCCAGGGCTGGGCGCCGCCCAAGGCGGTGGGAGAAGATCTGGTCGGCGCGGTGTACGGCACCATGCTGCGGCCGACGGGCATCGGCATCTTGATCGGCGGCGCTCTGGCGGGCGTGGTGGCGGCGTTTCCGGCCATCAAGGGCGCCGTCGCCAGCCTCTCCGCTGCCGCCAAGCTGGCGCGCGAGGGCGGACAACAGGCGGAGGAGCTTTCGCCCAAGGTGCTGGTCGGCGGGCTCATCGCGTCCGTCCTGGCGCTGATGGCGGTGACCATCGTGGCGAGCATCGATGCCCACGGCGGCTTTCACATCGGTACGGCCGTCACCGCCGCGGTGGCGGGGGCGATCTGGATTGCGCTGGCGGGCCTCATCGTGGCTCAGGCTACGGGCGCCACGGACATCTCGCCGTTGTCGGGGCTCGCGCTCATCGCCGTCACGCTGATGCTCGCGATCACCGGCGGCAACGTGGTGGTGGCGGTCACCATCGGCATCGCCGTGTGCATCGCCACCAACCAGTGCGCCGACATGATGACGGACTTGAAGACTGGGCATCTCATCGGCGGTGTTCCGCGGCGCCAGCAGCTGGCGCAGTTCGCCGTTGCCTGGGTCGGCCCCGCGATCGCCATCGGCACCACCATCCTGCTCTGGAAGAGCGGCGCCGGCGGCACCAATGGTTTCGGTCCCGAGAGCACGGCCTGCGTGCAGAAGCTCCCGGGCTGCTTGCCCGCGCCACAGGCGAGCGTGCTGCAGGGCATGATTCAGGGCGTGCTGTCCGGCCAGGCACCGGTCGACAAGTACGTGGCCGGAGCCGTCATTGGCGCGGGCCTCTCGCTGTTCCCCATCGGTGGGCTGGGCGTGCTCATCGGCCTCGCCATGTATCTGCCCTTCGACATCACACTCGGTTACGGCATCGGCTGCTTGATCTCGATGGGGCTCGAGCGCTGGAAAGGCCATCGTTTCGTTTCCGACGCGGTGGTGCCCATCGCTGCCGGGTTCATCGTGGGTGAAGCGCTCACGGCGCTCGGGATGACCCTCATCGAGCTCATGAGCGGAGGTGGCGCATGA